From the genome of Halictus rubicundus isolate RS-2024b chromosome 2, iyHalRubi1_principal, whole genome shotgun sequence, one region includes:
- the Spz gene encoding spaetzle domain-containing protein isoform X2: protein MFESYVYSEEYRNTTVALKLNNPLFRACEYETFCESVPHYPTDLVAITLEKNPHLQVHAYHEEVDSSIPHAEGPEEEALCLSTELFVYPKYGLTKSNEWKYILNHKNFTQSVRIETCSEQDKPCRLIEGFAAGYVSNCKQKYIYRQLMAIGQDGTISRESFRFPVNCCCHVEFQGDQFLKS, encoded by the exons ATGTTCGAATCGTACGTGTATTCTGAAGAATACAGGAATACAACAGTTGCGCTGAAGTTGAACAATCCATTATTCAGAG CCTGTGAATACGAAACCTTTTGCGAATCTGTTCCACACTATCCAACAGATTTAGTGGCCATCACGTTGGAGAAAAATCCTCACCTTCAGGTTCATGCTTACCACGAAGAG GTTGATTCATCAATACCACACGCAGAAGGACCTGAAGAAGAAGCATTGTGTTTGTCTACG GAACTATTTGTATATCCAAAGTACGGTCTTACTAAAAGCAATGAGTGGAAGTATATCCTGAATCACAAAAACTTTACACAAAGTGTACGCATCGAAACATGCTC AGAACAAGACAAACCATGCAGATTAATCGAAGGCTTCGCCGCGGGATATGTCTCAAATTGCAAGCAAAAATATATCTATCGTCAACTTATGGCTATAGGACAGGATGGCACAATAAGCCGTGAATCTTTCCGATTTCCGGTTAACTGTTGCTGTCACGTTGAATTTCAAGGTGACCAATTTTTGAAGAGTTGA
- the Spz gene encoding spaetzle domain-containing protein isoform X1 produces MALLGGILLLFMFESYVYSEEYRNTTVALKLNNPLFRACEYETFCESVPHYPTDLVAITLEKNPHLQVHAYHEEVDSSIPHAEGPEEEALCLSTELFVYPKYGLTKSNEWKYILNHKNFTQSVRIETCSEQDKPCRLIEGFAAGYVSNCKQKYIYRQLMAIGQDGTISRESFRFPVNCCCHVEFQGDQFLKS; encoded by the exons ATGGCGTTGCTGGGAGGAATTCTTTTACTG TTTATGTTCGAATCGTACGTGTATTCTGAAGAATACAGGAATACAACAGTTGCGCTGAAGTTGAACAATCCATTATTCAGAG CCTGTGAATACGAAACCTTTTGCGAATCTGTTCCACACTATCCAACAGATTTAGTGGCCATCACGTTGGAGAAAAATCCTCACCTTCAGGTTCATGCTTACCACGAAGAG GTTGATTCATCAATACCACACGCAGAAGGACCTGAAGAAGAAGCATTGTGTTTGTCTACG GAACTATTTGTATATCCAAAGTACGGTCTTACTAAAAGCAATGAGTGGAAGTATATCCTGAATCACAAAAACTTTACACAAAGTGTACGCATCGAAACATGCTC AGAACAAGACAAACCATGCAGATTAATCGAAGGCTTCGCCGCGGGATATGTCTCAAATTGCAAGCAAAAATATATCTATCGTCAACTTATGGCTATAGGACAGGATGGCACAATAAGCCGTGAATCTTTCCGATTTCCGGTTAACTGTTGCTGTCACGTTGAATTTCAAGGTGACCAATTTTTGAAGAGTTGA